A single genomic interval of Alistipes sp. ZOR0009 harbors:
- a CDS encoding gliding motility-associated C-terminal domain-containing protein — MLKRLHILFVVATIFTSVAYGQTSITDLPYACQGSIESYWVKGNNGVSNFTWRVTDPKGNEVPASAIQFLNAGGDTVKINWNFPGMVGGVYTFHIVEKSGMCTGEEYTQDIQVNTPVLYVPISSFVNVKDNLIDLCSNGKFELEVEHKDSKRKFINELSKWSDLSSAFSVKRIVSEAGTYTVKVVDDLASCSFDTAKVVLHELPKVSLGDDISICNSLGATIQSTVDHGSYYSWFVDGAQSSATGSSFTIEKPGVVSLTVKDDYGCEGSDAVTVSGCDPRNIRIPAAFTPNDDGVNDEWYIPGIEYDWVLTKVGSNNVPLPKEGKMKVDNLKIEIFTRWGKRVYSLKSDRKAWDGKDESGSPLPVDSYHYLIRFEVNGEKIQLRGPVTILL, encoded by the coding sequence ATGCTTAAACGACTCCACATACTATTTGTGGTAGCCACAATATTTACCTCGGTGGCATACGGTCAAACCTCCATAACGGATTTACCGTATGCCTGCCAGGGTAGTATAGAGAGCTACTGGGTTAAGGGCAACAATGGCGTTTCGAACTTTACGTGGCGCGTTACTGATCCTAAAGGTAACGAGGTGCCTGCAAGTGCCATTCAGTTTCTCAATGCCGGTGGCGACACTGTAAAGATTAACTGGAACTTTCCGGGAATGGTTGGAGGGGTTTACACCTTCCATATTGTAGAGAAGAGCGGAATGTGTACCGGCGAGGAGTATACCCAGGATATTCAGGTAAATACCCCCGTGCTATACGTACCAATCTCCTCCTTTGTAAATGTAAAAGATAACCTTATCGATCTCTGCTCTAACGGTAAGTTCGAGCTCGAGGTAGAGCATAAGGATAGCAAGCGTAAGTTTATAAACGAGCTTAGCAAGTGGTCCGATCTCTCATCGGCATTCTCCGTTAAGCGAATCGTTTCCGAGGCCGGAACCTATACGGTGAAGGTTGTCGACGATTTGGCAAGCTGTTCGTTCGATACCGCAAAGGTGGTACTGCACGAATTGCCTAAAGTTAGTTTAGGCGACGATATTAGCATCTGCAATTCGCTAGGTGCTACCATACAATCAACCGTCGACCATGGTAGCTACTATTCATGGTTTGTAGACGGGGCTCAATCTTCTGCAACTGGCTCTAGCTTTACCATCGAAAAGCCAGGTGTTGTATCTCTTACCGTAAAAGACGACTACGGTTGCGAGGGTTCCGATGCTGTTACGGTCTCAGGATGTGACCCTAGGAATATCCGAATCCCTGCCGCCTTTACCCCTAACGATGATGGGGTGAATGATGAGTGGTATATCCCCGGAATAGAGTACGACTGGGTGCTAACCAAGGTGGGAAGCAACAACGTACCCCTTCCTAAGGAAGGAAAGATGAAGGTTGACAACCTTAAGATAGAGATTTTTACCCGTTGGGGTAAGCGTGTTTACAGCCTAAAGTCTGATAGAAAGGCTTGGGATGGAAAGGACGAGTCGGGTAGCCCGCTACCAGTCGATTCGTACCACTACCTGATACGTTTCGAGGTTAACGGCGAGAAGATTCAGCTTCGAGGCCCAGTTACCATTCTACTTTAG
- a CDS encoding type IX secretion system membrane protein PorP/SprF: protein MKLNRTYRLILLLGFLAMLAPARVMAQQEPLIGQYMFNPYLINPAFAGYEGGTFLAFTASNQWAGYSKGPQTYTASAQTRIDMNFLRQFGGKYRYKRTSGKTGLGVMLFSDWNGNVSRNGFQGTYAYHTELRGNDLLSMGVSLSIFQFRASVTNEDLPNPDGSDVTLQKTPSQMSPEANVGITYTKENFYVGLSANNLFQTKIRFAVTDNNAHPEFLRHYYVLGGYKFKANYAVDVEPSILFTATERGTFNADINIKGYYKKDYWAGISYRSSGSALFLVGGSYMQFKFGYGFNFGFGDVSALSKIGSHELMVGYSIGDRTKRYRWMRRY, encoded by the coding sequence ATGAAATTAAATAGAACATATAGGCTCATTTTACTACTTGGATTTCTTGCCATGCTGGCACCCGCTAGGGTAATGGCGCAGCAGGAGCCGCTTATTGGGCAGTATATGTTCAACCCATACCTTATAAACCCCGCCTTTGCGGGCTACGAGGGAGGTACCTTCCTTGCATTTACCGCCTCTAACCAGTGGGCGGGCTACTCTAAGGGACCGCAAACCTACACCGCCTCGGCCCAAACGCGTATCGACATGAACTTCCTCCGCCAATTTGGGGGTAAGTACCGCTACAAGCGCACCTCCGGTAAAACGGGGCTTGGTGTGATGCTTTTTAGCGACTGGAACGGTAACGTATCGCGTAACGGATTTCAGGGAACCTACGCCTACCATACCGAGTTAAGGGGTAACGACCTGCTTTCGATGGGCGTTTCGTTGAGCATCTTCCAGTTTAGGGCTAGCGTTACCAACGAGGATCTTCCTAATCCCGACGGCTCGGATGTGACCCTCCAAAAGACGCCCTCGCAGATGTCGCCCGAGGCCAACGTGGGTATCACCTACACCAAGGAGAACTTTTATGTGGGGCTATCGGCAAATAACCTCTTCCAAACCAAGATTCGCTTTGCCGTAACCGACAACAATGCCCACCCCGAGTTCCTACGCCACTACTACGTGCTAGGGGGATATAAGTTTAAGGCTAACTACGCTGTCGATGTTGAGCCATCTATTCTATTTACAGCTACCGAGCGCGGCACGTTTAATGCCGATATCAACATAAAGGGATACTACAAAAAGGACTACTGGGCGGGTATCTCGTACCGCTCATCGGGATCGGCCCTGTTTTTGGTGGGAGGTAGCTACATGCAGTTTAAGTTTGGATACGGCTTTAACTTCGGTTTTGGCGATGTATCAGCCCTCTCCAAAATTGGTTCGCACGAGCTGATGGTGGGTTACTCTATTGGCGATAGAACTAAGCGCTACCGCTGGATGCGCCGCTACTAG
- a CDS encoding DUF4296 domain-containing protein: protein MKNYILAIAIALVVGACSNSSNVISEKKMVSVLADIYLTDGTVDTYRYGMNKYQNIDSLYLYKTAFERNGVTREEFVASFQYYARSPKVMDKIYTEVVNKLSALQQETMAISEKEHKKKQGAKHPSKKDLDVSKKQLTQPQQ, encoded by the coding sequence ATGAAGAATTACATACTTGCCATAGCAATTGCCCTAGTGGTGGGCGCCTGCTCCAACAGCAGCAACGTTATTTCGGAGAAAAAGATGGTTTCGGTACTGGCCGACATCTACCTAACTGATGGTACCGTGGATACCTACCGCTATGGAATGAATAAATACCAGAATATTGACTCTCTGTACCTCTACAAAACGGCCTTCGAGCGCAACGGCGTTACCCGCGAGGAGTTTGTAGCCAGCTTTCAGTACTACGCTCGTTCTCCTAAGGTTATGGATAAGATTTACACCGAGGTGGTAAACAAGCTCTCGGCGCTGCAGCAGGAGACAATGGCCATTTCCGAAAAGGAGCACAAGAAGAAGCAGGGGGCAAAGCATCCTAGTAAGAAGGATTTGGATGTGAGCAAAAAGCAGCTTACCCAACCCCAGCAGTAG
- the thpR gene encoding RNA 2',3'-cyclic phosphodiesterase, with amino-acid sequence MKRTFLAIAIPFTPALQAVWGELQEAFAAIPTRWVSPSTLHVTLAFIGPTTPAMEASICTLGTAVAAHHVPFRMVVQGVGTFGKPNPKVLWLGVGSGADPLTRLASDICRALTDVGIALSAQNYTPHVTLARFRGAVPPEAPARAVTAFGSLRLLPTEVSEVVLYESILEDGRPPLYRPIATFPLG; translated from the coding sequence TTGAAGCGTACCTTTCTGGCAATCGCCATTCCTTTTACCCCGGCGCTACAGGCCGTATGGGGCGAGTTGCAGGAGGCGTTTGCCGCCATTCCTACCCGCTGGGTTTCGCCCAGCACCCTTCACGTAACGCTTGCCTTTATTGGCCCTACAACACCCGCAATGGAGGCCAGCATCTGCACCCTTGGTACAGCGGTGGCAGCCCATCACGTACCATTTCGGATGGTGGTGCAGGGCGTTGGCACCTTTGGCAAACCGAACCCTAAGGTCTTATGGCTGGGGGTAGGTTCGGGCGCCGATCCCTTAACCCGTTTAGCTTCCGATATCTGCCGTGCCCTTACCGATGTGGGGATCGCACTCTCTGCCCAGAATTACACCCCGCATGTTACCTTAGCCCGCTTTCGGGGCGCGGTACCTCCCGAAGCACCCGCCCGCGCTGTGACAGCTTTTGGCTCGCTGCGCCTGCTACCCACCGAGGTGAGCGAGGTGGTTCTCTACGAAAGTATCTTGGAGGATGGCCGTCCGCCGCTTTACCGCCCCATTGCCACCTTTCCGCTAGGCTAG
- a CDS encoding DUF4382 domain-containing protein: MRKNLILGLIAGGIALGGFSSCSNDNATTSRFEVRLTDAPADYAKVLVDIQGVEYNVSGNDGDWKVLPLSRTGVYNLLDFRNGVDTLLAGAEISAGKISQIRLKLGENNSVVTKSGETISMKVPSGSESGLKLNLHAELKAGITYVLTVDFDAAKSVVKEGNGKYSLKPCLRTYEKAVSGAVAGKVTPDTLSATVYLLKMNTVSQKNDTVATSIVKSGSFLIGGLAEGGYTVQVAPAYKYAPKSVQNVNVKVGDIFDLGVVAFQ, translated from the coding sequence ATGAGAAAGAATTTGATTTTAGGTTTGATTGCTGGGGGGATTGCATTAGGAGGATTTTCGTCATGCTCGAATGATAACGCAACCACCAGCCGATTTGAGGTTCGCCTAACCGATGCGCCAGCCGACTATGCAAAGGTGCTGGTTGATATACAAGGAGTAGAGTACAACGTAAGCGGAAACGATGGCGACTGGAAGGTTCTTCCGCTATCTCGAACTGGCGTTTACAACCTTCTCGACTTTAGAAATGGCGTAGATACGCTGCTAGCGGGTGCCGAGATTTCGGCAGGAAAGATTAGCCAAATCAGGCTGAAGCTAGGTGAAAATAATAGCGTAGTTACTAAGAGTGGCGAAACCATTAGCATGAAGGTACCAAGCGGCTCAGAGTCGGGCCTTAAGCTTAACCTCCACGCCGAGCTAAAGGCTGGGATTACCTACGTGCTAACCGTTGATTTTGATGCTGCTAAGTCGGTTGTAAAAGAGGGTAACGGCAAATACTCGTTAAAGCCCTGCCTAAGAACGTACGAAAAGGCCGTTAGCGGCGCTGTAGCAGGGAAGGTGACTCCCGACACCCTATCGGCCACCGTTTACCTACTTAAGATGAACACCGTTAGCCAAAAAAACGATACCGTTGCTACCTCCATTGTAAAATCGGGTAGCTTCCTAATTGGTGGGCTTGCAGAGGGTGGATATACCGTACAGGTAGCTCCTGCCTACAAGTATGCGCCTAAAAGTGTGCAGAACGTAAATGTAAAAGTTGGAGATATCTTTGACCTAGGAGTGGTTGCATTCCAGTAA
- a CDS encoding tetratricopeptide repeat protein — protein sequence MKKILLLSLLVAIGFTAFCGKSAKTKVLTLGTIHNGHSTSKYSFADMMAAVAAFKPDLICVEIRPQEFRTEPYLREMMLATAYGDINKIAVAPIDWWDDKNDDRAERDSLGKLEAYQLLIKKADSLEQNSELLKNFSSKYGNPYQNKELDINFWNGQEYNNVNRENYRISISVFGDSPFNLHAVTRNAKMCNNIKASIAKYKAKRVVVLTGGEHKSFVDDAFANEEHCEVVQLNQLGQLPKFDFANLLEKESPKLYYTNVDSTKIEQYYFYALLPLVHGMNMDFNFKIINLANLPLVKITLDKWSKDLPTCSRLPYEWGWYHFLNGNYDEAIKYCKKDLASDAKTKEFPNYYSLRTIGFCYDLKGDRTNALAYYQQVREELLKENQTDIQIKEFLYNTEKQPLTR from the coding sequence ATGAAAAAGATTCTTCTGCTATCGCTACTAGTGGCGATAGGATTTACCGCCTTTTGTGGCAAAAGCGCCAAAACTAAGGTGCTTACACTTGGAACCATACACAATGGTCATAGCACCTCCAAGTATTCGTTCGCCGACATGATGGCTGCCGTTGCCGCCTTTAAGCCCGACCTTATTTGCGTGGAAATACGCCCTCAAGAGTTTAGAACCGAGCCCTACCTCCGCGAGATGATGCTGGCAACTGCCTACGGCGACATCAATAAGATAGCCGTTGCGCCCATAGACTGGTGGGACGATAAAAACGACGACCGCGCTGAACGAGACTCGCTAGGTAAGCTTGAAGCCTACCAGCTTCTTATCAAAAAGGCCGACTCGCTCGAACAAAACAGCGAGCTGCTGAAGAACTTTAGCAGCAAGTATGGCAACCCCTACCAAAACAAGGAGCTCGACATCAACTTCTGGAATGGGCAGGAGTATAACAACGTTAACCGCGAAAACTACCGGATATCAATTTCCGTGTTTGGCGATAGCCCCTTTAACCTGCATGCCGTTACGCGAAACGCTAAGATGTGCAACAACATTAAAGCAAGCATTGCCAAGTATAAGGCCAAGCGGGTGGTAGTACTTACCGGGGGCGAGCATAAGAGCTTTGTAGACGATGCCTTTGCCAACGAGGAGCATTGCGAGGTGGTTCAGCTAAACCAGCTAGGGCAACTCCCCAAGTTCGATTTTGCCAACCTTCTCGAAAAGGAGTCACCCAAGCTATACTATACCAACGTAGATTCCACAAAAATTGAACAGTACTACTTCTACGCCCTTCTTCCCCTTGTGCATGGAATGAACATGGACTTCAACTTCAAGATTATCAACCTCGCCAATCTCCCACTAGTAAAGATTACGCTGGATAAGTGGAGTAAAGATCTCCCCACCTGTTCTAGGCTTCCCTACGAATGGGGTTGGTACCATTTCCTTAACGGGAACTACGACGAGGCTATCAAATACTGTAAGAAGGATCTTGCATCTGACGCCAAAACCAAAGAGTTTCCCAACTACTACAGCCTCCGCACCATTGGCTTCTGCTACGACCTTAAAGGAGATAGAACCAACGCCCTTGCCTACTACCAGCAGGTACGCGAGGAGCTTCTAAAGGAAAATCAAACAGACATTCAGATAAAAGAATTTCTGTATAACACGGAAAAGCAGCCACTAACAAGATAG
- a CDS encoding phosphatase PAP2 family protein translates to MKAINSFQVRFWVLFLLAIPALSHAQYADRYERVVFDTTKKEVRYAPLSDPFRNEPLENSFQRITTSRAFQISYIPIGLFTFSALASKSDDYVHSARNYNVPNFSYRYDDYLQYAPGVLTYGLKALGVDGRSSWGRLATSTAFSSVVMGITVNTLKGSVSKRRPDGSANNSFPSGHTTMAFMMATWLHKEYGVTRSPLYSIFGYATATSIAMGRVMNNKHWLSDVVAGAGLGILSTNLGYYFGDLIYRDKGISSRAINQALPPTDFRPSFWNISSGYSILNSLIELDKGTNITLNPGFCVSTEGAWFLNSYVGLGAKFSVNTSTLSLNQSSFLENQPLFKDQVDYIQPGSMSVVHFFVGPYFSYPISRRFYLNTKLIGGYASSSASEIVFVKKIADAAGNPEKVVGYKSKKDSHWGFETGVAAVTMVSRSMGLRFFADYSVSVARPRYAQILDINAGIPSYSPFKDSHDATQNLVVGIGINAFFD, encoded by the coding sequence ATGAAAGCCATTAATAGTTTTCAGGTAAGATTCTGGGTGCTTTTTTTGTTGGCAATACCAGCTCTGTCTCATGCTCAGTATGCCGATAGGTATGAACGGGTGGTATTTGATACCACTAAAAAGGAGGTTCGCTACGCGCCTCTTTCCGATCCTTTTCGTAATGAACCGTTGGAAAATAGCTTTCAGCGAATTACCACCAGCCGGGCATTTCAGATATCCTACATTCCTATCGGGCTATTTACTTTTTCGGCCTTAGCCTCTAAAAGCGACGACTACGTGCACTCGGCTCGTAACTATAACGTTCCTAACTTTAGCTACCGATACGACGATTATCTGCAGTATGCACCGGGTGTTTTAACCTACGGATTAAAGGCCTTAGGCGTTGACGGGCGTAGCTCGTGGGGGCGATTGGCTACGTCTACCGCTTTTTCGAGCGTTGTTATGGGAATTACTGTAAACACCCTAAAAGGAAGCGTGAGTAAAAGGCGCCCCGATGGTTCCGCCAACAACTCCTTCCCTTCGGGGCATACCACCATGGCCTTTATGATGGCCACTTGGCTGCATAAGGAGTATGGCGTTACCCGTAGTCCTTTATATAGCATCTTTGGATATGCCACTGCAACATCAATTGCGATGGGGAGGGTTATGAACAACAAGCACTGGCTTTCGGATGTGGTTGCGGGTGCCGGATTGGGCATTTTGTCTACGAATCTGGGTTACTATTTTGGAGATTTGATTTATCGGGATAAAGGAATATCGAGTAGGGCTATTAACCAAGCTTTACCGCCCACCGATTTCAGGCCTAGCTTTTGGAATATCAGCTCGGGCTACTCCATCCTGAATAGCCTTATAGAGCTGGATAAGGGAACGAACATAACGCTAAATCCCGGTTTTTGCGTAAGCACCGAAGGCGCATGGTTTTTAAATTCTTACGTAGGCTTGGGCGCAAAATTTTCTGTAAATACCAGCACGTTGAGTCTCAACCAGTCTTCTTTTTTAGAGAATCAGCCACTTTTTAAGGATCAGGTAGACTACATTCAACCTGGTAGCATGTCGGTGGTGCACTTTTTTGTGGGTCCCTATTTCTCTTATCCTATATCCCGTAGGTTTTATTTAAATACTAAGCTTATTGGAGGGTATGCATCCTCTTCGGCTTCGGAGATTGTTTTTGTAAAGAAGATAGCCGATGCAGCAGGTAATCCCGAAAAGGTGGTTGGCTACAAATCTAAAAAGGACAGCCATTGGGGTTTTGAGACAGGTGTTGCAGCGGTGACGATGGTTTCTCGTAGTATGGGACTTCGTTTTTTTGCAGATTATTCGGTAAGCGTTGCTCGTCCTCGTTACGCTCAAATACTAGATATTAATGCGGGTATTCCATCTTACTCTCCGTTTAAAGATAGCCACGATGCTACTCAGAACTTGGTAGTGGGAATTGGGATTAACGCTTTCTTTGATTAG
- a CDS encoding DUF5686 and carboxypeptidase-like regulatory domain-containing protein, translated as MKFLITLSVLLCISLLSFSQNRLEGVVKDGSNSKPLPFATIVIDKQNTKGTTTRLNGQFVLSVSEKDQQLIVSYMGYETKVVPISTLRRDAANNEILLTPSTFSINEVTVYPTENPAHRIIRNAIANIPLNNPDENPSYTCRIYNKTTIGIDPFLKNKNAVRLKSLMDTTNLMITESVVDKSYSYKDKSKETVIANRVSGFKHPLFALTNSIFQPFHFYNTYIPLFNKQLLNPISANSTKNYFFQIKDTIITGKDSTFVIEFTPRRNTNFEGFKGFIHISTQGWAIQNVVAERAINSGVNVKIEQHYSIKKGKWFPDEYRYRYELKNYPPNYGDTYYEGIGSVYDVSIARTPSKVTKSTITLADSADKAYKTIEEHRPTPLTRKDSSTYLRMDKVIAQKRNLDNIQSWIEYFGQGLLPIGPLCMPIKSLYSTNEYEKHRLGLGLETNRTISNYFKVGGYFAYGTKDAEWKYGGYLALYPHKDHITSFTYAYKKDLEMPTSIFLVDDRRSSFINRFLLNRADKVEEHKIGVSSRTWDIDYKVAATYQHFAPMYSYLYKGVQQQEHWSNNAEISLNLRLGLKEKETRFFNLSFFDTQDYPVVGLNIRKGIKTLAGDYSYLSVEGGVFKAFKIRKAGILRITALGGALKGDTPYSLLFGANGTNTGYFPFLVSNSFNCAKPFEYASDRYANLFLYYDLSSLLYNSKKFKPTVSLFQAAGWSELASLKDFDMLDVKDMRKGYFESGIIIGNVLRQKVFNVFYLGFGAGVFAAYGDAVDKPIDKTLAYKLKMEFDF; from the coding sequence ATGAAATTTCTCATAACCCTCTCCGTTCTACTATGTATTTCTCTTCTCTCCTTTTCTCAAAACAGATTAGAAGGCGTTGTTAAAGATGGTAGCAACAGCAAGCCACTCCCCTTTGCTACCATCGTTATTGATAAGCAAAATACGAAAGGTACAACAACTCGGCTTAACGGACAGTTCGTCCTCTCCGTTTCCGAAAAAGACCAACAGCTAATAGTAAGCTACATGGGGTATGAGACCAAAGTTGTCCCGATTTCGACACTTAGACGCGACGCTGCCAACAACGAGATACTCCTAACACCATCAACCTTCTCCATAAACGAAGTAACCGTTTACCCAACCGAAAATCCCGCTCACCGAATTATTCGCAACGCCATAGCCAACATACCGCTTAATAATCCAGACGAAAATCCATCTTACACCTGCAGAATATACAATAAGACAACCATTGGGATTGATCCCTTTCTAAAGAATAAAAATGCTGTCCGCCTAAAATCTTTGATGGATACAACCAACCTCATGATTACCGAATCGGTGGTAGATAAAAGCTACAGCTACAAAGACAAGTCGAAGGAAACGGTTATTGCAAACAGGGTAAGTGGCTTTAAGCACCCTCTTTTTGCCCTCACCAACTCCATCTTCCAACCCTTCCATTTTTACAACACCTACATCCCTCTATTCAACAAGCAGCTGCTTAACCCGATAAGTGCTAATAGTACTAAGAACTACTTCTTCCAAATCAAAGACACCATCATTACCGGAAAAGATAGCACCTTCGTCATTGAATTTACCCCGCGACGAAACACCAACTTCGAAGGTTTCAAAGGTTTTATCCACATTAGCACCCAAGGATGGGCTATACAGAACGTAGTTGCAGAGCGCGCTATAAACTCAGGAGTAAATGTAAAAATAGAGCAGCACTACAGCATCAAAAAAGGAAAATGGTTCCCCGACGAATACCGCTACCGCTACGAGCTGAAAAACTATCCGCCCAACTACGGGGATACCTACTACGAGGGAATAGGAAGCGTATACGATGTAAGCATAGCCCGCACACCATCAAAAGTTACGAAAAGTACCATCACCCTTGCCGATAGCGCCGATAAAGCCTACAAAACCATCGAAGAGCACAGGCCTACCCCGCTTACTCGCAAAGACTCCTCTACCTACCTCCGCATGGATAAGGTTATTGCCCAGAAGCGCAACCTAGATAACATACAATCGTGGATAGAATATTTTGGACAGGGGCTGCTACCTATTGGTCCGCTATGCATGCCAATCAAATCGCTATACAGCACCAACGAGTACGAAAAACATCGGTTGGGCTTAGGACTCGAAACCAACAGAACCATTAGCAACTACTTCAAAGTAGGGGGTTACTTTGCCTATGGAACAAAAGATGCGGAGTGGAAGTACGGAGGCTACCTAGCCCTCTATCCGCACAAAGATCACATAACCTCCTTTACCTACGCCTACAAAAAAGACCTAGAGATGCCCACCTCCATCTTCCTTGTAGACGACCGAAGAAGCAGCTTTATAAATCGCTTTTTGCTTAATAGGGCCGATAAGGTAGAGGAGCACAAAATAGGTGTAAGCTCGCGCACTTGGGACATCGACTACAAGGTGGCCGCTACATACCAACACTTTGCGCCAATGTACAGCTACCTCTATAAAGGCGTGCAGCAGCAAGAGCATTGGAGTAACAACGCAGAGATCAGCCTAAACCTCCGGTTGGGATTAAAAGAAAAGGAAACCCGCTTTTTTAACCTCTCCTTCTTCGACACCCAAGACTATCCCGTTGTGGGGCTTAACATCAGAAAGGGGATAAAGACGCTTGCTGGCGATTACAGCTACCTAAGCGTCGAAGGTGGAGTGTTCAAGGCATTTAAAATAAGGAAAGCAGGTATCCTTCGAATCACTGCGCTGGGAGGTGCCCTTAAAGGAGATACCCCCTACTCCCTTCTCTTTGGGGCTAACGGAACCAACACGGGCTACTTCCCGTTTCTTGTTTCCAACTCATTTAACTGCGCCAAACCTTTCGAGTATGCCTCCGATAGATACGCCAACCTATTCCTTTACTACGATCTAAGCTCGCTCCTTTACAACTCCAAGAAATTCAAGCCAACCGTCTCCCTCTTTCAGGCAGCAGGTTGGTCTGAGCTCGCTAGCCTCAAAGATTTCGACATGCTCGATGTAAAGGATATGCGGAAAGGCTACTTTGAGTCGGGGATTATTATTGGAAACGTGCTACGCCAAAAGGTATTCAACGTTTTCTATCTTGGATTTGGCGCGGGCGTGTTTGCCGCCTACGGCGATGCCGTGGACAAGCCAATAGATAAAACGCTGGCATATAAGCTTAAAATGGAGTTCGACTTCTAG
- a CDS encoding DUF4348 domain-containing protein, which produces MIKVNIMGKVKALLLILVVGIGCTPLKKDYKEDFNLFYKRFYSDSNFQRSRVKFPLAQKDETPSGISSIQIPAERWNVIYTIPKDTIINGERYQKKLTVGKETVTQTVFIPNSGFQNICTFKRIKGKWMLVSISSTNL; this is translated from the coding sequence ATGATAAAAGTCAACATCATGGGAAAGGTTAAGGCTCTACTCCTTATTTTGGTAGTTGGAATTGGCTGTACGCCCCTGAAAAAGGATTATAAGGAAGATTTTAATCTCTTTTATAAGCGTTTTTATAGTGACAGCAACTTCCAACGAAGCCGGGTGAAGTTTCCTCTTGCACAAAAGGATGAGACACCAAGCGGCATTAGCAGCATTCAGATCCCCGCCGAAAGGTGGAACGTAATCTACACCATCCCCAAAGACACCATTATTAACGGGGAGAGGTACCAAAAGAAGCTAACGGTTGGAAAGGAAACCGTAACCCAGACAGTTTTTATCCCCAACAGCGGCTTCCAAAACATTTGCACCTTCAAAAGAATTAAGGGAAAGTGGATGCTGGTATCAATATCATCTACTAACCTTTAG
- a CDS encoding MarC family protein, which yields MIGELLGFGLLCFTSFFTLINPLGIMTIFMTMTSTLSDVDRTRTAKKATVAAMITILAFAFSGQLLFKFFGISVNSFRIVGGVIFFMMGLDMLNARLTSTKIKDSEVKSYVNNIAITPLAIPMICGPGAITNAIVLMEDAHSISHKLVLILTLTVVMLLTYIILYSSSKIVKVLGETGNNVMMRLMGLIVMVIAVEFFFSGLRPIVTDMLQFLVK from the coding sequence ATGATTGGCGAACTTCTTGGATTTGGGCTTCTGTGCTTCACCTCCTTTTTTACACTGATAAATCCGCTAGGGATAATGACCATCTTCATGACCATGACATCGACCCTTAGCGATGTAGATAGAACGCGTACGGCAAAAAAGGCAACCGTAGCGGCAATGATCACCATTCTTGCTTTCGCCTTCTCCGGACAGCTACTTTTTAAGTTCTTCGGTATTTCTGTCAACAGCTTCCGGATTGTGGGCGGCGTTATATTCTTCATGATGGGACTAGACATGCTAAACGCCCGCCTTACCAGCACCAAAATAAAAGACTCGGAGGTGAAATCGTATGTCAACAACATAGCAATTACACCGCTTGCCATACCCATGATTTGCGGACCAGGCGCCATAACAAATGCCATCGTTCTTATGGAAGATGCCCATAGCATTAGCCACAAGCTGGTACTTATACTTACGCTAACTGTGGTAATGCTCCTCACCTACATCATTCTATACAGCTCTTCAAAAATCGTAAAGGTGCTAGGAGAAACGGGCAACAACGTGATGATGCGACTTATGGGATTAATTGTGATGGTAATTGCCGTAGAGTTTTTCTTTAGCGGTTTACGCCCCATTGTTACGGACATGCTCCAGTTCTTAGTAAAATAA